One region of Scophthalmus maximus strain ysfricsl-2021 chromosome 13, ASM2237912v1, whole genome shotgun sequence genomic DNA includes:
- the scly gene encoding selenocysteine lyase, with the protein MPKQSDDIMLHHVHHFSEMNLDRIYMDYNATTPLEPEVTEAITEALQQAWGNPSSSYIAGAKAKAIIDQSRENVARMVGGRAEDIIFTSGGTEANNLVLHTAVEHFRRHRRAAEQGEGLPHIITSNVEHDSVKLVAEHLQREGKADVTFVPVSKTTARVEVEEVVAAVRPNTCLISVMLANNETGVIMPVQEMCQRIKSLNKQRERLRILLHTDAAQALGKIHVDACELGVDYLTIVGHKFYAPRIGALYVSGPGTRTPLYPLLFGGGQERNFRPGTENTPMIAGLGKAAELVTSKLSDYQRHMQSTKLYLEERLGAIFKDRIRFNSRYPGSDILPNTCNVSILGPTLQGWRVLSTCRRLLASVGAACHSGSGNRPSHILLSCGVPQEVAANALRLSVGRGTSREDVDVVVEDLRETVQLLEEIN; encoded by the exons ATGCCTAAGCAgagtgatgacatcatgttgcatcatgttcatcatttttcagaaatgaatcTAGACAG GATCTACATGGACTACAATGCTACTACTCCGCTGGAACCGGAGGTGACCGAGGCCATCACTGAAGCCCTGCAGCAAGCCTGGGGAAACCCCAGCAGCAGCTATATCGCAG GTGCCAAAGCGAAGGCGATCATTGATCAGTCCAGAGAGAATGTGGCAAGAATGGttggagggagagcagaggacaTAATTTTTACCTCAGGGGGGACAGAG GCCAATAACCTGGTGCTCCACACTGCGGTCGAGCACTTCAGGAGACACCGCAGGGCTGCAGAGCAAGGCGAAGGCCTCCCGCACATCATCACCTCCAACGTGGAACACGACTCGGTCAAGCTCGTCGCGGAGCACTTGCAGAGAGAGGGCAAGGCAG ATGTTACGTTTGTCCCCGTGTCTAAGACGACAGCTCGCGTAGAGGTGGAGGAAGTCGTCGCTGCGGTGCGTCCCAACACTTGCCTCATCTCCGTCATGCTGGCCAACAATGAGACGGGAGTCATCATG CCAGTCCAAGAGATGTGCCAGAGAATAAAATCTCTCAACAAGCAGCGGGAGCGGCTCAGGATCCTGCTCCACACCGACGCTGCCCAGGCTCTCGGAAAGATCCACGTAGATGCCTGCGAACTGGGCGTGGATTACCTCACCATAGTGGGACACAAG TTCTATGCCCCTCGGATCGGGGCTTTGTACGTAAGCGGCCCTGGAACGAGGACGCCGCTGTATCCTCTACTGTTcggaggaggacaggagagaaacTTCAGACCAGG CACTGAAAACACACCGATGATCGCTGGTCTGGGAAAG GCTGCAGAACTGGTGACCTCCAAACTGTCAGATTATCAGCGTCATATGCAAAGTACCAAACTTTACTTGGAAGAACGACTCGGG GCCATATTTAAGGACAGGATCCGCTTCAACAGCCGTTACCCCGGCTCTGATATCCTCCCCAACACATGTAACGTGTCCATCCTGGGCCCAACTTTACAAG GCTGGAGGGTATTGTCCACCTGCAGGAGGCTGCTGGCCAGCGTCGGAGCCGCCTGCCACTCAGGCAGTGGAAACAG GCCTTCCCATATCCTCCTGAGCTGCGGCGTCCCCCAAGAGGTGGCCGCCAACGCTCTGAGGTTGAGCGTGGGCAGGGGGACCTCCAGGGAGGACGTGGACGTGGTCGTGGAGGATCTGAGGGAAACTGTGCAGCTGTTGGAGGAAATAAACTGA